In one Aphelocoma coerulescens isolate FSJ_1873_10779 chromosome 20, UR_Acoe_1.0, whole genome shotgun sequence genomic region, the following are encoded:
- the TFAP2C gene encoding transcription factor AP-2 gamma: MLWKLADNVKYEEDCEDRHDGSSNGNPRLPHLSAVSQHLYSPAPPLSHSGASDFQPPYFPPPYQPLPYSQSSDPYSHLGDPFSINPLHQPPPPPPSQQQSAWPNRQSQDPAALAPHGRPGLVPHLSALESGSAGSRRETFRRSELLLPHGHGLDASALADNLGLHDMAHQMEEVQNVEDQHLLMHDQTVIRKGPISLTKNSALSLPCQKDGLIGVVINPNEVFCSVPGRLSLLSSTSKYKVTVAEVQRRLSPPECLNASLLGGVLRRAKSKNGGRSLREKLDKIGLNLPAGRRKAANVTLLTSLVEGEAVHLARDFGYVCETEFPSKAVAEYLTRPHMGRNEMANRKNMLLAAKQICKEFTDLLTQDRTPLGNTRPSPILDPGIQACLTHFSLITHGFGSAAICAAMTSVQNYLNEALKIADKSYMNAGDQSPAETNKTIDKMDKHRK, from the exons ATGTTGTGGAAACTAGCAGATAATGTCAAGTACGAAGAGGACTGCGAG GACCGGCACGATGGGAGCAGCAACGGGAACCCGCGGCTGCCGCACCTCTCCGCCGTCAGCCAGCACCTGtacagcccggccccgccgctctcGCACTCGGGCGCTTCCGACTTCCAGCCCCCCTACTTCCCCCCCCCGTACCAGCCGCTGCCTTACTCCCAGTCCAGCGACCCCTACTCGCACCTCGGGGACCCCTTCTCCATCAACCCCCTGCaccagccgccgccgccgccgcccagccagcagcagagcGCTTGGCCGAACCGGCAGAGCCAGGACCCGGCGGCGCTGGCCCCGCACGGCCGCCCCGGGCTGGTGCCGCACCTCTCGGCGCTGGAGAGCGGCTCTGCCGGCAGCCGCCGGGAGACTTTCCGGCGCtccgagctgctgctgccccacggGCACGGGCTGGACGCCTCGGCGCTGGCCGATAACCTGGGCCTGCACGACATGGCCCACCAGATGGAGGAGGTGCAG AATGTGGAAGATCAACACTTACTAATGCATGACCAGACAGTCATTAGAAAAG GTCCCATCTCCCTAACGAAAAACAGCgctctgagcctgccctgccAAAAGGATGGATTAATTGGGGTGGTGATCAACCCCAACGAAGTGTTCTGCTCCGTGCCAGGGAGGCTCTCCCTGCTGAGCTCCACGTCCAAGTACAAAGTGACAGTGGCAGAGGTGCAGAGGCGGCTCTCGCCCCCGGAGTGTCTCAATGCCTCTCTGCTAGGAGGAGTCCTGCGAAG AGCCAAATCTAAAAATGGTGGCAGATCATTAAGGGAAAAACTGGATAAAATTGGCTTGAATCTTCCTGCTGGCAGAAGGAAAGCTGCAAATGTGACACTATTAACATCTTTGGTGGAAG GTGAAGCTGTGCATCTTGCTCGTGACTTTGGCTACGTGTGTGAGACAGAGTTTCCTTCCAAAGCAGTGGCCGAGTATTTAACCAGACCACACATGGGCCGCAACGAAATGGCAAACAGGAAGAACATGCTTCTTGCTGCAAA GCAGATCTGTAAGGAATTCACAGACCTCCTCACTCAGGACAGAACTCCTCTTGGAAACACAAGACCCAGTCCCATCTTGGACCCTGGCATCCAGGCCTGTTTGACTCATTTTAGCCTGATCACACATGGCTTTGGGAGTGCTGCCATCTGTGCTGCCATGACATCCGTCCAGAACTACCTAAATGAAGCGTTAAAAATAGCAGACAAATCCTACATGAACGCTGGCGACCAGAGCCCCGCAGAGACCAACAAAACCATTGACAAAATGGACAAGCACAGGAAGTGA